The Gemmatimonadota bacterium DH-78 region GGCCTGCCGGTGCCGTCGCTGGTCGAAGTGCGGATCGACCCCGTGTTCGGGCGGAGCGAGCCCGATCCCGAGATCCAGGACCTGCTGCGGGCCAGCCACGGAAGCAACATCGGCATCGCGTACCTCGAGGGCGCGTTCAATTTCGACGTCGCCGCGGCGGGCGAGCTGGTCTCGCCGGAACTGGCGGCCGAGATCGTCTGGCTCGACGCCTTCGTCACGAACCCCGACCGCACCGCCCGCAACCCCAACCTCATGGTGCACGAACGTCGCCCGCTCCTGATCGATCACGGTGCGGCGCTCTACCACCAGCACGACTGGGCGCGGGTGGACGAGCGGCGGATCGCGGCACCCTTTCCGCTGATCCGCGATCACGTGCTGCTGGGGGTGGCCGCCGATGTGGCCGACGCCGACGAGCGGATCGCCGGGCGGATCGACCCGGGCGTGTTCGAGGCGATCGTCGATCGGGTGCCGCAGGAGCTGCTCGACGACGAGGGGCGCGAGCGACACCGGGCGTGGTTCGCAGGGCGCTGGGCGGCGCGAGAGACCGTGGTCGAAGGGGCCCGCACCGCGGCGGCCGAAGTCGCGGCGAGTCCTCCCACCCGCAGGTCGGCCCGTCGATGAACCCGGACCGCATCGGCTACACCTTCGCCTACCTGCGCGTGGTACCCCGGGTGCACCTGGGCGCCTTCGTGAACGTGGGTGTCGTGCTCCACGCGCGGACCGCGGAGTTTCTGGGACTCCGGGCGGTCACCGATCCCGAGCGGCTGCGGCGATGCCTGCCCGACACCGACATCGAACTGCTCTGCCGATATCTGGCGAGCCTGCAGGCGGTGGCGGCGGGCGATCCGGCCGGCGGGCGGGTCGCGCTCGACCCGCCCTCCGAGCGTTTCCACTGGCTCACCGCCCCCCGGTCGGACGTGCTCCAGTGCTCGCCCGTGCACGTGGGGGTGACGGCCGACCCCCGAGCCCAGCTCGAGGCGCTCTTCGCCCCCCTCGCCGAGCACTGAGGCCGTCGGCGGTCGCGTCGGTCAGCCGCCTCCGCGCAGGCGATCGCGGCTGAGCGGCTCCGAGCCCGGAGGGGCCGGCGGGCCGATCCGTCCTCCCCCTTGGCGGATCCGCTGGCGCAGCGCCTGAAAGGCCGCATCGGTCGAGCCCCGCTCCCGCAGCAGCCGTCGAGCCAGCGCCGGAATGCCGAGCAGGGCGTCGTCGGCGGCCCGCCGCGCCATGGCGTCGCGCACCACCGTCAACGCCTGGTCGGCGGGCAGCCCCGAGCCGACGAGGTCGGCGAGCACCACCAGGGTCACGGGGCGGCGCTCGGGCTGTCGTAGACCCCGCAGCGTGGCGGGGGGCACCCCGCGGGTGAGCGCATCCACCCCGGCCATCAGGACGGCGGGTTCGACCGCCCCGCCCAGCAGGCTGCGCGCCTGACGGAGCCTCGCTCCGTAGCGGTCCAGCGCGGGCAGGAGGCGGTCGGCGGGCACGCCCTTCGCCGCGCCCTCCAGCGCCTTGGCGAAGAGCGGGCCGGAGGGCAGGCCGTCGCGCTCGAGCGCCGCCGCCAGCTCGTCGACCGGGACGAGGATCGCAGGGGGAAGCTGTCGGGCACGTTCGCGGAAGACCGGCTGGGCCTCCGCCGGCCAGGGCAGCAGGCAGAGCGCGGCGAGCGCCATCCACCAGTTCGCGCGTCTCATCGGAGTCCTCCGTCGTCTTCGTCCACCACGAGGGTGGCGTTCATGCGGCCCCAGTCGTCGGGCACGTTCCCGGGCAACCCATCGGGTACGAACCATTCGCCGTCGATCTGAAACCCGTAGTGGTAGAGCCCGGGGGGCACGGACAGGGTGAGCGTCCAGCGGTCGCCCTCGCGGTGCATCGGCTGGGGTGTCCAGCCGGTGAAATCGCCGATCAGTGCGACCGCTGCGGCGGCCGGTAGATCGAGATCGTCGAGTCGGAAGTCCACGGCGGGGCCCCCGTCGGTGTGCACGACGGTGGCGACCGGGAGAGGGGGGCCTCCGAAGGAGGCGATCGACCAGGCGAAGAGGGCCCCGGCCTGATCGCCGGCCTCGACCAGGGTGAGAGGGTCGGGCGAGGCGCGACCGACGGTGCTGGTCGCGCGCATGGAGGAGCCCAGGGGGATCGACAGGGCGACCCCGCCGGTCCACTCGGTGCCGAGGGGCGTGTGCCAGAGTCCGGTCTCGGCTTGAACGGTCCAGGTGCCGCCGGTGAAGGCCGTCGAGACGCCTGCGCGACCGAAGTCTCCTCCGTCCGACTCCCAGACGCCGAAGGCCACCCCCGACCGCCAGGCGGATCCGGTCACCGCGAGGTCGAGTTCGACCCCGCGGCTCCAGAGGTCGCGCTCGGCCCGGCGCGTGCCCCGCAACCTCCGCACCTCCACGATGGTCGCGCCCGTTCCCAGTTCCGCGACCAGGGTCGTCCGAAGGCGACCCGACTCGACGCGGAGTGCGGGGCCGCCCCGGAGGGCGTGGGTGCGCCAGGTGAAGGGCTCCTGAACGCGGAAGGCCGAAGCGGAGCCGGTCAGGCCGACGGAGGTGCCCGTGCTCCACCACCCCTCGACATCGAGGGCGGCAGAGCCGAAGTCGGCGCCGTCCGCCTCGTCGGCCGCGATGCCGCCGTACAGCGAGGCGAGTGCGAGCGTTCGGTCGCCGGCCCACTCGAGCGCGAGCCCGCCGACGCCGTAGAGGGCGGCCTCGGAAACCGCATCGGCGGCGGGGAGAGAGGTGGCGCCGCCGGCCTGCAGGAGCAGCCGTCCCTGCCCTGAGACCGGCGCGCCTCCGAGAGCGGCCGCGGCCACGAGTCCGACGAGCGAGGACATCGGCTTCACGAACTGCGGTCGGGAAGCGACACGGCGAGGATCGCGTTGCGATTGCCGAACCCGTCGTCGGTGGTGCGCTCGGCGAGGGGGTCGGTCACCCACCGCTCGCCGTCGATCACGAACATGTACTCGTGCACGCCGGGGTCCATGGGGAGTCGCAGCGTCCAGACGCCGTCCCCGTCCGGGTCGCTCATGACCGCGTCGGCGCTCCATTCGTTGAAATCGCCGCTCACCGCCACCGTCTGCGCCCCCGGTGCCTCGAGGCTGAACTGCACGTACACCACGCTCGCGGGCGCGGCGTCCACCGGGTCCGGCGCCGGCGCTCCCCCGGACCGCCAGATCGGGAGGGCCACGAGCGCGAGGGCCGCCGCGACCAGTGCCCCCGCCGAGAGGGGCGAGACCCGGACGGTCCGCGGCCGGGTGAGCCAGGCGAGCGGGCCGGACCGGGAAGGACGCGCCTGCTTCTGCGCGATCTCGGTCATGACCCGGCTCTCGATCCACGCCGGCGCGGGGCCGGGTACGTCGGATCGGAGCGAGGCATCGATCCGCGACCACAGCTCCGCATCGCGCCGGGTGTCGGCGTCGAGCTCGCGTCCGTCGACGTCGCCGTCGAGCCAGCGGTTCAGGTCGTCGTTCATCGGTACGCCTCCAGAATCGTCTGAAGTCCCTCGCGGGCCCTGTGAACCCGCATCTTCGCGGCCGAGATCGACACCCCGAGCAGGGCCGAGATCTCGTCGTAGGGCCGGCCGTCCACATGTTTGAGCACGAAGGCCTCCTTCTGGTCCGGGTCCAGCTCCGCGAGCGCGGCCTGCAGGCGGGCGCGCATCTCCGCATCTCGAGCCTCGGCCTCGGGGCGGGCGGCCGGATCGGGCAGCGACGGCAGCGCGTGTACGGACAGGTCGCGCCGCCGTGCACTGCGAAGATGGTCGCGACACTCGTTGGCCAGAATCCGGAAGAGCCATCCGCCCACCCGGTCGGGCTCCCGGCAACGGGCGAGGCGCTCGAAGCCCTTCACGAAGGCCCGCTGCACCAGATCGGCCGCGTCGTCGGTCTGCTCGACCATGCGCACGGCGTGCGCGTACAGCACGTCCTGATACCGGCGAACGAGCACCGCGTACTCCTCGGTGCGTCCGGCCAGCACGGCCGCCACCGCGTCGGCGTCGGTCAGGGTGTGGTGAGCCATCGAGGCCAATATAGGGGGGTGGCCCCCGGATCGCCGTCGGCGTCCGGGGGCCCCCTCCTCAGCCGAGCAGCCAGTGCGAGAGCACGGCGGCCTTCCAGAGGGCGGCCACCCCGCGGGGCTGTCCGCTCTCGATCTTCTCCTCTCCGCGGGCGAAGAAGGTCTCCGCCCAGGAGAGCACCTGCCCGTTCAATCCGTCGTCGCCGCCGACGGCGGCCGAGGCCTGGCGCAGCAGTTCTTCGGCGGTGGAGTGCACGAGCCGGACCTCCTCGTCCGTGACGCCGCCGGGCAGGATCCACGCCTTCATCGCGGTCCAGACGGAGCCGTGGGCGAGTCGCACCGCCTGCGCGGTGCGCCCTGCGGCCAACGCCTCCGATGCGCCCTCCGACTGGCTCTCGGCCCGGCCGAGGAGGGCCTGCTGAGCGGCATCGCCGCCGCCCGCCTCGCGCAGCAGTTCGGTGGAGAGATCGACCGCGGAGACCGCGAAGCCGACGGCGAGTTCCGCCCTGTCGAGCGAGGGCCGGGTGCGCTGGCTCTGGTCGAACATCACCTCCTGCTCCAGCTCCACCTGGTCGGCGGCGCCGTCGATGACCGCCTCCGACAGCAGGGTGTCGGCGGTGTCGGGTGCGAGCGGATCGGCGGTGTC contains the following coding sequences:
- a CDS encoding HipA family kinase, with product MNSLPTHTAERYVEPLREGGSLPAVVDTDGGLFVVKFRGAGQGARALVAEVLAGELAREIGLPVPSLVEVRIDPVFGRSEPDPEIQDLLRASHGSNIGIAYLEGAFNFDVAAAGELVSPELAAEIVWLDAFVTNPDRTARNPNLMVHERRPLLIDHGAALYHQHDWARVDERRIAAPFPLIRDHVLLGVAADVADADERIAGRIDPGVFEAIVDRVPQELLDDEGRERHRAWFAGRWAARETVVEGARTAAAEVAASPPTRRSARR
- a CDS encoding DUF3037 domain-containing protein, which produces MNPDRIGYTFAYLRVVPRVHLGAFVNVGVVLHARTAEFLGLRAVTDPERLRRCLPDTDIELLCRYLASLQAVAAGDPAGGRVALDPPSERFHWLTAPRSDVLQCSPVHVGVTADPRAQLEALFAPLAEH
- a CDS encoding glycogen-binding domain-containing protein, coding for MSSLVGLVAAAALGGAPVSGQGRLLLQAGGATSLPAADAVSEAALYGVGGLALEWAGDRTLALASLYGGIAADEADGADFGSAALDVEGWWSTGTSVGLTGSASAFRVQEPFTWRTHALRGGPALRVESGRLRTTLVAELGTGATIVEVRRLRGTRRAERDLWSRGVELDLAVTGSAWRSGVAFGVWESDGGDFGRAGVSTAFTGGTWTVQAETGLWHTPLGTEWTGGVALSIPLGSSMRATSTVGRASPDPLTLVEAGDQAGALFAWSIASFGGPPLPVATVVHTDGGPAVDFRLDDLDLPAAAAVALIGDFTGWTPQPMHREGDRWTLTLSVPPGLYHYGFQIDGEWFVPDGLPGNVPDDWGRMNATLVVDEDDGGLR
- a CDS encoding glycoside hydrolase family 13, whose amino-acid sequence is MNDDLNRWLDGDVDGRELDADTRRDAELWSRIDASLRSDVPGPAPAWIESRVMTEIAQKQARPSRSGPLAWLTRPRTVRVSPLSAGALVAAALALVALPIWRSGGAPAPDPVDAAPASVVYVQFSLEAPGAQTVAVSGDFNEWSADAVMSDPDGDGVWTLRLPMDPGVHEYMFVIDGERWVTDPLAERTTDDGFGNRNAILAVSLPDRSS
- a CDS encoding sigma-70 family RNA polymerase sigma factor; this translates as MAHHTLTDADAVAAVLAGRTEEYAVLVRRYQDVLYAHAVRMVEQTDDAADLVQRAFVKGFERLARCREPDRVGGWLFRILANECRDHLRSARRRDLSVHALPSLPDPAARPEAEARDAEMRARLQAALAELDPDQKEAFVLKHVDGRPYDEISALLGVSISAAKMRVHRAREGLQTILEAYR